The genomic window CCGGTCTTTGGGTCCCAGCCACGGTACTGAATATCTCCACCATCATCCATAATGGCTGGTCTAATTCTAGTTTGGATCAACTCATCAATCATTTCGCTAATCTCTTGTTCGTCTTCGTCATATTCAAATTTAGGAACATTCACGTCATATCCCACACCGTCTTGGTGTACCGAGTAGAAATCTGGTAAGAATGTTGGTTTCCCACTAGCCAAATGCTGCACCAAAAGGTCAATAACTGTAGGGGTAACCTGGTTCCAGTGCATCATCTCGTCCTTATTGATCGTGACAAAATCATCCCCAATCATCATGGATTCAACCCCAGGACATTGCTGAAAAATCTTAGCTGGAAATGGCGCATGCTTTAACAGTTCCTCATCtgtgtttttgatttccacACTCTGTTTGCCCTTCTCCTGAAGGAGCTCTCCATCGGTGGAAACAAACTTCAAGGCATTGTCATTCGGAGTAGTAAGCGTCTTCACATGTATAGATCTTCTCCAGACAGGACTCAAAATAAACTTTTGAATGGACCTGCCTGAGTTTCCGTGATATAAGAGTCTTCCTAACATTGCTTAAGGGCTCTCAGATTGATTTCCGTGAAGCTTTAAgtgcttttcttcttttccgAGTATTGTTTAGTAATTAAAAGTTGTGAACATTTTAAAATTCCTTTAAATATAATTGCTTGTTGGAATTAACAAATGGTTCACATCTATGTACAACTTTGTTAGATAGggaaaagaatgaaaaactTAGGCACACTGGCTGTTTTGAAGAGATCTGAGGCATCTATTGGCATAATTAGTGTTATATTGTGATAGATTAAAAGGTGATACCGATACTTccatatttgaagaataaaCAGcgcattttcttcctttattATTTGGAATATAAGCCTTGTTTTAACCAATAGGAGATAATTTGAAAGGATACTAGTTGGGCACTATGTATATCAAGTTTAATTGGGCATCCGTGCTCTGTACATTGATATGGCTACAGTTTGCAGCAGCCAACAAGGGTACCATTACCGATAAGCGCAATGAAATCTGTAGTGGAATGTACTCCAAGAAGGATTGGAGCGGTCGTGTAGATCCGTATATATCGTTCAATT from Kluyveromyces marxianus DMKU3-1042 DNA, complete genome, chromosome 6 includes these protein-coding regions:
- the NFU1 gene encoding Nfu1p, which gives rise to MLGRLLYHGNSGRSIQKFILSPVWRRSIHVKTLTTPNDNALKFVSTDGELLQEKGKQSVEIKNTDEELLKHAPFPAKIFQQCPGVESMMIGDDFVTINKDEMMHWNQVTPTVIDLLVQHLASGKPTFLPDFYSVHQDGVGYDVNVPKFEYDEDEQEISEMIDELIQTRIRPAIMDDGGDIQYRGWDPKTGTVYLKLQGACKSCSSSEDTLKHGIEAMLKHYIEEVEDVVQILDPEEQIALAEFEKLEKKLEGSRK